The genomic DNA GTGTATGCTGATCCGGGACCTGCGGATAGTGTCGCATCTCAGCTTGCTCTGTTCCCTGGCCCAAttcttcatcatctttatcATCATCTTGTATTGCCTTCAGCAGGCGCAGCATTGGTCCTGGAGGAGGTTGTCTCTTGCTGTGGAATTTGATAAGCTCCTGATGTCTGTTGGAGTCATCATATTCAGCTATACCTCCCAGATCTTCCTGCCCACATTGGAAGGGAAcatggagaacagagaggactTCTCAAACATGATGAGTTGGACACATTCCTTGGCCTGTATCCTCAAGACCATCTTCTCAGTCCTGGCTTTCCTAACGTGGGGTGAAGATACCAAGGAGGTGATCACTGATAACCTCCCCAGTGGTCTCCGCCTAGTGGTCAACCTGTGTCTCCTGGCCAAAGCTTTGCTGTCTTACCCTCTGCCGTTCTACGCCGCGGCAGAAGTTCTCCAGGCGGGTGTTCTGAAGTTGGAGCACGCTCAGGGCAGGACAGAAAAGTTGACGCTGGCTCTTCGGGGATGTCTCCTCCTCCTGACTTTCCTCATGGCCATGTTCATGCCCCATTTCTCTCTGCTCATGGGTCTGACAGGCAGCGTCACTGGAGCTGCAATGACACTACTCCTTCCCGCCCTTTTTCATCTGCAGTTGAAGTGGACTCAGCTGGACAGCAAACAAAAGGCGCTCAATTTTCTCATCCTAGCGCTGGGCTCGCTGTGCAGTCTATCAGGAGTAATTTGTTCCATTAAGGGGATGATGGAGGCTTTTGGGAACAGATAAACCTTTAAGCTGCATGGAAAATTGGTCTTTGGTATTTGTTTGATCAATATGCAGGGCCATCTCTGGAACACAGTGGTCATGCATCACCCCCGCATTCATTAAGGTCCACATCAAGAATGTAGA from Chanos chanos chromosome 8, fChaCha1.1, whole genome shotgun sequence includes the following:
- the LOC115819340 gene encoding vesicular inhibitory amino acid transporter, with the translated sequence MGWLKTQAELLWRSKFHVGDEESLGFVHRDELNKTYGEPNDDLDSHSSSPEGLGTHHLNSPSTGAPQSIHPKITTWEAGWNVTNAIQGIFVLGLPYALLQSGYLGLLLLVMAALVCSYTGKILIACLYEENEEGRPVRVRDTYEDIANACCKRLCPRLGGKLVNTAQVVELSMTCTLYLVVSSNLMLHSFPFLPLTPATWSTVTFLTLMPCMLIRDLRIVSHLSLLCSLAQFFIIFIIILYCLQQAQHWSWRRLSLAVEFDKLLMSVGVIIFSYTSQIFLPTLEGNMENREDFSNMMSWTHSLACILKTIFSVLAFLTWGEDTKEVITDNLPSGLRLVVNLCLLAKALLSYPLPFYAAAEVLQAGVLKLEHAQGRTEKLTLALRGCLLLLTFLMAMFMPHFSLLMGLTGSVTGAAMTLLLPALFHLQLKWTQLDSKQKALNFLILALGSLCSLSGVICSIKGMMEAFGNR